The following is a genomic window from Desulfofarcimen acetoxidans DSM 771.
AAATGAAATAGTTCCCGGTCATCTCCATCTGGACGATATTGCTGAGGCAGTTAAGGCCGGAATCAGGATGGCCGGCGGTACTCCGATAGAATTTCCCGCTATTGCAGTTTGTGACGGTATCGCCATGAATCACACAGGCATGAAGTACTCATTGGCCAGCCGTGAGTTGATTGCTGATTCCATTGAAGTTATGTCTATCGCGCATCCTTTTGACGGCTTAGTTTTAATTCCCAGCTGTGACAAGATAGTTCCGGGCATGTTGATGGCGGCGGCCCGCTTGAATATTCCGGCTATAGTTGTCAGTGGCGGTCCGATGCTGGCAGGTAAAATTAAGGGCCAGCATAAATCCCTGACAAATGTTTTTGAGGCTGTGGGTTCTGTAAGAGCCGGCAAGATGTCGGAAGAAGAGTTGGCCGATTTGGAAGAGGCCGCTTGTCCCGGTTGCGGTTCCTGTTCGGGTATGTTTACGGCTAATTCAATGAATTGCTTAACTGAAGTGCTGGGTATGGCCCTGCCGGGCAACGGAACCATTCCCGCTGTTTCGGCAGCACGCAGGCGTTTGGCTAAACAGACAGGCATGCAGATAATGTATCTGGTGAAAGAAAACATTTGTCCCTCGGATATTCTAACCATGGATGCTTTCAATAACGGCTTGACCGTGGATATGGCGCTTGGTTGTTCAACCAATACGATTTTACACCTGCCTGCCATTGCCAGTGAGGCGGGAGTGATCATTGATCTGGAGCTGGTTAATAAAACCAGCGAGCGCACACCGAATCTGTGCAAGTTAAGCCCGGCCGGGCCGCATTTTATTGAAGAACTGGATGAGGCAGGCGGCATACCGGCTGTAATGGCAGAACTCTCAAAGCACGATTTGTTGAATTTGAACAGCAGAACAGTATCCGGAGTTACTGTAGGGGAAAACATCAACGGCAGTAGAGTATTGCGCCGGGATATTATCCGCAATATTGAAGATCCTTATAGTCCCAGCGGCGGTATCACTGTTATGAGAGGCAATCTCGCTCCGGACGGCGCTGTGGTGAAGAAATCCGCAGTAGCACCTGAGATGCTGGTGCACCGGGGTCCGGCCCGCGTGTTCAACTCGGAAGAGGAATCAATGGATGCCATTATGAACCAGACTATACAAAAAGGTGATGTAGTGGTTATCCGTTATGAAGGCCCCAGGGGCGGGCCCGGTATGAGAGAGATGCTTACCCCGACGGCTACCTTGGCCGGTCTGGGTTTGGATAAAGAAGTAGCTTTGTTAACTGACGGCCGCTTCTCCGGAGCAACCAGGGGAGCCGCTATTGGCCACGTTTCGCCGGAAGCAGCTCTGGGCGGTGTTATAGCTGTAATTCAAGATGGAGATATGATAGATATTGATATTCCCAACTGCCGCCTAAACGTAGATTTGACAGAAGCTGAAATAGACGAAAGAATGAAAAAGCTGGTAATACCGGAGCCAAAGATTACAAGAGGATATCTGGCCCGTTACGCAAAAATGGTTACTTCTGCAAGTACAGGAGCAGTATTGGCAAAAGATTGATTTAGTATCAAAGAGGATTTAAGAGAGGTGGGTTAAAGCAATGAAGCTTTCCGGGGCGGAAATTTTAGTCAAGTGTTTAAAGGAACACGGAGTGGATACAATTTTCGGGTATCCTGGCGGTGTGGTATTGCCTATATATGACGCACTCTACGATGCGGATATCAGGCACATTTTGACCAGGCATGAGCAGGGGGCAGTGCATGCTGCTGACGGCTATGCCAGAGCTACCGGAAAGGCCGGGGTTTGTTTGGCTACCTCCGGGCCCGGTGCGACCAACCTGGTAACCGGTTTGACCAATGCCTATATGGATTCCATTCCAATGGTAGCTTTTACCGGGCAGGTAGCGACTGCTCTTTTAGGCAGAGACTCTTTTCAGGAAGCAGACATAACAGGTATTACCATGCCAATAACTAAACACAATTATTTGGTGAAGGATGTCAGCGAATTGGCTCGCACCATAAAAGAGGCTTTTTATATAGCCAATACCGGTAGGCCGGGACCGGTGCTGGTGGATTTGCCCAGGGATGTTTCTGCCGGCATAATAGAGTATCAAGCACCCGGACCCATTAATTTACCCGGTTATAACCCAATTATCGAGCCGTTTGAGGAGCAAGTGGTGCTGGCGGCCAATGCTGTTAATGAATCTGTCCGCCCGATAATATATGCCGGCGGCGGTGTGGTTTCTTCCGGTGCCCATGAAGAATTGCTGGCACTGGCGGAAAAGATAAAGGCTCCGGTAACCAATACTTTGATGGGGCTTGGCGGTTTTCCCGGTGAGCACCCGCAGTTTTTAGGCATGCTGGGTATGCACGGTACCAAAGCCGCTAATTTTGCCATGTGTGAAACCGATCTGGTTATTGCTGTGGGGGCGAGATTTGATGACCGGGTTACCGGTAAGTTGGATGATTTTGCCAAAGACGCAAAGATCATTCATATAGATATTGACCCGGCGGAAATAGGTAAAAATGTCGGCACTCATTTTCCTGTTATAGGTGATGTGAAAATTGCTTTGCAAAGGCTGCTGGAACGCATTGAAGAAAAGTCTCTTACGGAATGGCTGGCCAAGTGCATGACCTGGAAAAGGGAATATCCCCTGGCCTTCTTTAACGAAGGCGGCTTGAAGCCCCAATCAATCATCAGTGAGATTAATCGTCTGACACTGGATAAAAAGGTGCGTATTACCACGGAGGTAGGTCAGCACCAGATGTGGGCCGCCCATTACTATAACTACAACTATCCCAGGACTTTCATCTCTTCTGGCGGCCTGGGCACTATGGGTTACGGTTTCCCTGCCGCTCTGGGTGTGCAGGCGGCTTGTCCTGATGAGCTGGTTATTGATATATCGGGTGACGGCAGCTTTCAGATGAACATACAGGAGCTGGCCACAGCAGTTAATTATGAACTGCCGGTTAAGGTGGCTATACTCAATAACGGTTATCTGGGCATGGTTAGACAGTGGCAGGAACTTTTCTATGATAAGCGCTATTCCTACACCGAACTTAAAAATCCTGATTTTGTTAAAATAGCTGAGGCATACGGTGCTGTGGGTATAAGAGTAACTACACGTGATGAAGTGGCTCCTGCTCTGGAAGAAGCTTTTGCTATCAATAAACCGGTGGTTTTGGACTTTGTGACGGAGAGGGAGGAAAACGTGTATCCGATGGTTCCTCCCGGCTGTGAACTAAAGAATATGCTCGGTTAGGAAAATAAGAG
Proteins encoded in this region:
- the ilvD gene encoding dihydroxy-acid dehydratase, which translates into the protein MRSDAMKLGLEKAPHRSLFKALGYTDQELARPLIGVVNAQNEIVPGHLHLDDIAEAVKAGIRMAGGTPIEFPAIAVCDGIAMNHTGMKYSLASRELIADSIEVMSIAHPFDGLVLIPSCDKIVPGMLMAAARLNIPAIVVSGGPMLAGKIKGQHKSLTNVFEAVGSVRAGKMSEEELADLEEAACPGCGSCSGMFTANSMNCLTEVLGMALPGNGTIPAVSAARRRLAKQTGMQIMYLVKENICPSDILTMDAFNNGLTVDMALGCSTNTILHLPAIASEAGVIIDLELVNKTSERTPNLCKLSPAGPHFIEELDEAGGIPAVMAELSKHDLLNLNSRTVSGVTVGENINGSRVLRRDIIRNIEDPYSPSGGITVMRGNLAPDGAVVKKSAVAPEMLVHRGPARVFNSEEESMDAIMNQTIQKGDVVVIRYEGPRGGPGMREMLTPTATLAGLGLDKEVALLTDGRFSGATRGAAIGHVSPEAALGGVIAVIQDGDMIDIDIPNCRLNVDLTEAEIDERMKKLVIPEPKITRGYLARYAKMVTSASTGAVLAKD
- the ilvB gene encoding biosynthetic-type acetolactate synthase large subunit, encoding MKLSGAEILVKCLKEHGVDTIFGYPGGVVLPIYDALYDADIRHILTRHEQGAVHAADGYARATGKAGVCLATSGPGATNLVTGLTNAYMDSIPMVAFTGQVATALLGRDSFQEADITGITMPITKHNYLVKDVSELARTIKEAFYIANTGRPGPVLVDLPRDVSAGIIEYQAPGPINLPGYNPIIEPFEEQVVLAANAVNESVRPIIYAGGGVVSSGAHEELLALAEKIKAPVTNTLMGLGGFPGEHPQFLGMLGMHGTKAANFAMCETDLVIAVGARFDDRVTGKLDDFAKDAKIIHIDIDPAEIGKNVGTHFPVIGDVKIALQRLLERIEEKSLTEWLAKCMTWKREYPLAFFNEGGLKPQSIISEINRLTLDKKVRITTEVGQHQMWAAHYYNYNYPRTFISSGGLGTMGYGFPAALGVQAACPDELVIDISGDGSFQMNIQELATAVNYELPVKVAILNNGYLGMVRQWQELFYDKRYSYTELKNPDFVKIAEAYGAVGIRVTTRDEVAPALEEAFAINKPVVLDFVTEREENVYPMVPPGCELKNMLG